Proteins encoded in a region of the Myxococcales bacterium genome:
- a CDS encoding DUF4132 domain-containing protein — protein sequence MEEAPVEPVHRGMSAEELAAWRADTWEAIRTSKYACADFALIRERGQLVYRRVPDDERLAAWNTGRAHLRGSPLSLVRAHGLAALPGFLKTDWLRWLGGYEDGVAHLEAFMCLVSPEAAPRMARVAARRKKYRRVALAWLAEHAEIAALGLIPDALGAQGEARSDAEAALRFLADRDAAAVAGASDRYDAESRDLVAGLLARDPLAIGAKPPKRPPFLREAELPPLTLAGGGELDADGRDALLELLQSCPLDPPYAGIARLRASFAPGALEAFAGELVEQWVLGDAPGRHEWMLFAAALFPSEASGRRLGALAREWARKHQEKAKRACSALAQLADDRALMHLAHIAETTRFDGLRQHARALVLEAAEARGLTEGELGDRTVPDLGLAPDGTLALSYGARDFTVSLDEALRPLVRVGSAQGSPGGPAGSDAGSRSLPRPTREDDSEAVKAAKARFDALRADLEAVADRERRRMERAMVSGREWGLEAFRTLLVAHPLVGSLARRLVWSARGPSGDRTFRVAEDGSLADARDASLELPAGATVRVAHPVELPGDERAAWAGLFADYAILQPFEQLGRAVASPTPKERRATALERVAGRAVSAPKALGTLESRGFRRASAGEVGLFLRDAVGADGARLSVRLSVRPGCDISDLAHSPPQTTGAATVVDARGEGLTFGALSARDFSELVRDGLALGA from the coding sequence ATGGAAGAGGCCCCCGTCGAGCCGGTTCATCGCGGCATGAGCGCGGAGGAGCTGGCCGCGTGGCGCGCCGATACCTGGGAGGCGATCCGCACAAGCAAGTACGCGTGCGCGGACTTCGCGCTGATCCGAGAGCGAGGGCAGCTCGTCTATCGCAGGGTGCCCGACGACGAGCGCCTGGCGGCGTGGAACACGGGCCGCGCGCATCTGCGCGGATCTCCGCTGTCGCTCGTCCGCGCGCACGGGCTCGCCGCGCTGCCGGGCTTCCTGAAGACCGACTGGCTCCGCTGGCTGGGCGGGTACGAAGACGGCGTCGCGCACCTCGAGGCGTTCATGTGCCTCGTCAGCCCGGAGGCCGCGCCGCGCATGGCGCGCGTGGCCGCTCGCCGCAAGAAGTACCGGCGCGTCGCGCTGGCGTGGCTCGCGGAGCACGCGGAGATCGCCGCGCTCGGCCTCATCCCCGACGCCTTAGGGGCCCAGGGAGAGGCCCGGAGCGACGCCGAGGCGGCCCTGCGCTTCCTCGCCGATCGCGACGCCGCCGCGGTCGCGGGGGCCTCGGACCGGTACGACGCGGAGAGCCGCGACCTCGTGGCTGGGCTCCTCGCGCGCGATCCGCTGGCCATCGGCGCGAAGCCCCCGAAGCGACCTCCCTTCCTGCGCGAAGCGGAGCTGCCGCCGCTCACCCTCGCTGGCGGTGGGGAGCTCGACGCCGACGGCCGCGACGCGCTGCTCGAGCTCCTGCAGAGCTGCCCTCTGGATCCCCCGTACGCGGGGATCGCGCGGCTCCGCGCGTCCTTCGCCCCCGGGGCCCTCGAGGCCTTCGCGGGCGAGCTCGTCGAGCAGTGGGTCCTCGGTGACGCGCCGGGTCGGCACGAGTGGATGCTCTTTGCCGCCGCGCTGTTCCCCTCCGAAGCGAGCGGCCGCCGCCTCGGCGCCCTCGCCAGGGAGTGGGCGCGCAAGCACCAGGAGAAGGCCAAGCGAGCCTGCTCGGCGCTCGCGCAGCTCGCCGACGATCGCGCGCTCATGCATCTTGCACATATCGCGGAGACGACCCGCTTCGACGGGCTGAGGCAGCACGCGCGCGCTCTGGTGCTCGAGGCCGCCGAAGCGCGTGGGCTCACCGAGGGCGAGCTCGGCGATCGCACCGTTCCGGATCTAGGCCTCGCGCCAGACGGGACGCTGGCTCTTTCTTATGGCGCCCGCGATTTTACCGTGTCGCTCGACGAGGCTCTCCGCCCCCTCGTCCGCGTGGGCAGCGCACAAGGCTCGCCTGGCGGCCCGGCGGGCTCTGACGCAGGATCGCGCTCGCTGCCGCGGCCGACGCGGGAGGACGATTCGGAGGCCGTGAAGGCGGCCAAGGCCCGCTTCGACGCGCTGCGCGCCGACCTCGAGGCGGTCGCCGACCGCGAGCGACGACGGATGGAGCGGGCCATGGTCTCCGGGCGCGAGTGGGGCCTCGAGGCCTTCCGGACCCTGCTCGTGGCGCACCCGCTCGTGGGGAGCCTCGCGCGTCGGCTCGTGTGGTCCGCGCGCGGCCCCTCGGGCGACCGCACGTTCCGAGTCGCGGAGGACGGCTCGCTCGCGGACGCGCGCGACGCGTCGCTCGAGCTGCCCGCCGGGGCGACCGTGCGTGTCGCTCACCCGGTCGAGCTCCCCGGCGACGAGCGCGCCGCGTGGGCGGGCCTGTTCGCGGACTACGCCATCCTCCAGCCGTTCGAGCAGCTCGGCCGCGCGGTCGCGTCGCCCACCCCGAAGGAGCGCCGGGCCACAGCCCTCGAGCGGGTGGCGGGGCGCGCCGTCTCCGCGCCCAAGGCGCTCGGCACCCTGGAGTCGCGCGGGTTTCGCCGCGCGAGCGCCGGAGAGGTTGGCCTGTTTCTCCGCGACGCCGTCGGCGCGGATGGCGCGCGCCTGTCGGTGCGGCTCTCGGTGAGACCGGGCTGCGACATCTCGGACCTCGCGCACTCCCCGCCGCAGACCACCGGCGCGGCGACCGTCGTGGACGCGCGCGGGGAGGGGCTCACCTTTGGCGCGCTCTCCGCCCGGGACTTCTCCGAGCTGGTCCGCGACGGGCTCGCCCTCGGCGCTTGA
- the ndk gene encoding nucleoside-diphosphate kinase produces the protein MAVERTLCIIKPDAVEKKHAGAILAHLEAKGFDLVAVKKTHLARSVAEGFYAVHKARPFFGELCDFMTRGPVVVAVLQKDNAVAEYRAAMGATDPAKAEAGTIRKLYAASIGENAVHGSDSLDNAKIEIAYFFAASEVAPVA, from the coding sequence ATGGCCGTCGAACGCACCCTCTGCATCATCAAGCCGGACGCCGTAGAGAAGAAGCACGCTGGCGCCATCCTGGCCCACCTCGAGGCGAAGGGCTTCGACCTCGTCGCGGTCAAGAAGACCCACCTCGCCCGCAGCGTCGCCGAGGGCTTCTACGCGGTGCACAAGGCGCGCCCCTTCTTCGGCGAGCTCTGCGACTTCATGACCCGCGGCCCGGTCGTGGTCGCCGTCCTCCAGAAGGACAACGCCGTCGCCGAGTACCGCGCGGCGATGGGCGCGACCGATCCGGCGAAGGCCGAGGCCGGCACCATCCGCAAGCTCTACGCCGCCAGCATCGGCGAGAACGCGGTGCACGGGTCCGACTCGCTCGACAACGCGAAGATCGAGATCGCCTACTTCTTCGCCGCCTCCGAGGTCGCCCCGGTCGCCTGA